In Pecten maximus chromosome 10, xPecMax1.1, whole genome shotgun sequence, one genomic interval encodes:
- the LOC117336209 gene encoding uncharacterized protein LOC117336209 isoform X1: protein MLLRNPTSSVVVRLLLSGNKCFNRVQNHLLVRGLVSSLDNEQYYTLPVSFQTRTPGERMTVDVGIWDVRPFNMTPHTPLVVAVHGEPGSSRDFEVIGRKLAGHNIRVVGLNFPGNGKSRLLRQDIYRLDYSTEGKYHMLTTILDALAITRVDVLMGHSAGTWLGYKAASDLHLVKSSVILNPLSKRHHRSLRPFVAIKMLAAILRNSYLHSAVYKCLPFIYKISGFMLDEEAFASLPIAVESVRYADFNKMQAYAETAACKKHPFIMAITRNDKIGEWHFAMEMAHHMGIEEGEITEYRGDSVTIGDSVGKYDNSCYRRVLLFERGGHLVHKAHETEIIKQILLLLKVVCNHDS from the exons ATGCTGTTAAGAAATCCAACATCATCAGTAGTGGTACGATTGCTCCTGTCGGGAAATAAATGTTTCAACAGAgttcaaaatcatttattaGTAAGAGGACTTGTTTCTAGCTTAGACAATGAACAATATTATACCTTACCGGTCTCATTCCAAACCCGAACTCCTGGGGAGAGGATGACAGTAGATGTGGGTATTTGGGATGTTCGTCCGTTCAATATGACACCCCACACTCCGCTTGTTGTTGCCGTCCACGGAGAACCTGGATCCTCCCGGGACTTTGAGGTTATAGGAAGAAAACTGGCAGGCCATAATATCAGAGTGGTTGGATTGAACTTTCCCG gaaaTGGAAAAAGCAGACTTCTTAGACAGGATATATACCGCCTTGACTACAGCACAGAAGGGAAATATCACATGCTGACTACCATACTGGATGCCTTGGCAATCACTAG GGTCGATGTGCTGATGGGTCACAGTGCAGGGACCTGGCTGGGCTACAAGGCAGCATCTGACCTTCACCTTGTCAAATCATCTGTTATTCTAAACCCTCTTTCAAAAAGACACCATCG AAGTCTCCGTCCATTTGTGGCTATCAAAATGTTAGCAGCAATCCTGAGGAACTCATATCTCCACTCAGCAGTTTACAAATGTCTTCCATTCATTTACAAGATTTCTG GATTTATGTTGGATGAAGAAGCATTTGCATCACTCCCCATAGCTGTAGAAAGTGTGAGATATGCTGATTTTAACAAG ATGCAGGCCTATGCTGAAACTGCTGCCTGTAAGAAACACCCCTTTATAATGGCTATTACTCGGAATGATAAGATCGGAGAATGGCATTTTGCCATGGAGATGGCACATCATATGGGAATCgaagaaggggagataaccgaGTACAGAGGCGACTCTGTCACTATCGGCGATTCTGTAGGGAAAT ATGATAATAGCTGCTATAGGCGAGTCCTCTTGTTTGAGAGAGGAGGCCATTTAGTACACAAAGCCCACGAGACAGAAATCATCAAACAAATACTCCTGCTTTTGAAAGTTGTCTGTAACCACGATTCTTGA
- the LOC117336209 gene encoding uncharacterized protein LOC117336209 isoform X4: MLTTILDALAITRVDVLMGHSAGTWLGYKAASDLHLVKSSVILNPLSKRHHRSLRPFVAIKMLAAILRNSYLHSAVYKCLPFIYKISGFMLDEEAFASLPIAVESVRYADFNKMQAYAETAACKKHPFIMAITRNDKIGEWHFAMEMAHHMGIEEGEITEYRGDSVTIGDSVGKYDNSCYRRVLLFERGGHLVHKAHETEIIKQILLLLKVVCNHDS, encoded by the exons ATGCTGACTACCATACTGGATGCCTTGGCAATCACTAG GGTCGATGTGCTGATGGGTCACAGTGCAGGGACCTGGCTGGGCTACAAGGCAGCATCTGACCTTCACCTTGTCAAATCATCTGTTATTCTAAACCCTCTTTCAAAAAGACACCATCG AAGTCTCCGTCCATTTGTGGCTATCAAAATGTTAGCAGCAATCCTGAGGAACTCATATCTCCACTCAGCAGTTTACAAATGTCTTCCATTCATTTACAAGATTTCTG GATTTATGTTGGATGAAGAAGCATTTGCATCACTCCCCATAGCTGTAGAAAGTGTGAGATATGCTGATTTTAACAAG ATGCAGGCCTATGCTGAAACTGCTGCCTGTAAGAAACACCCCTTTATAATGGCTATTACTCGGAATGATAAGATCGGAGAATGGCATTTTGCCATGGAGATGGCACATCATATGGGAATCgaagaaggggagataaccgaGTACAGAGGCGACTCTGTCACTATCGGCGATTCTGTAGGGAAAT ATGATAATAGCTGCTATAGGCGAGTCCTCTTGTTTGAGAGAGGAGGCCATTTAGTACACAAAGCCCACGAGACAGAAATCATCAAACAAATACTCCTGCTTTTGAAAGTTGTCTGTAACCACGATTCTTGA
- the LOC117336209 gene encoding uncharacterized protein LOC117336209 isoform X2, translating into MLLRNPTSSVVVRLLLSGNKCFNRVQNHLLVRGLVSSLDNEQYYTLPVSFQTRTPGERMTVDVGIWDVRPFNMTPHTPLVVAVHGEPGSSRDFEVIGRKLAGHNIRVVGLNFPGNGKSRLLRQDIYRLDYSTEGKYHMLTTILDALAITRSLRPFVAIKMLAAILRNSYLHSAVYKCLPFIYKISGFMLDEEAFASLPIAVESVRYADFNKMQAYAETAACKKHPFIMAITRNDKIGEWHFAMEMAHHMGIEEGEITEYRGDSVTIGDSVGKYDNSCYRRVLLFERGGHLVHKAHETEIIKQILLLLKVVCNHDS; encoded by the exons ATGCTGTTAAGAAATCCAACATCATCAGTAGTGGTACGATTGCTCCTGTCGGGAAATAAATGTTTCAACAGAgttcaaaatcatttattaGTAAGAGGACTTGTTTCTAGCTTAGACAATGAACAATATTATACCTTACCGGTCTCATTCCAAACCCGAACTCCTGGGGAGAGGATGACAGTAGATGTGGGTATTTGGGATGTTCGTCCGTTCAATATGACACCCCACACTCCGCTTGTTGTTGCCGTCCACGGAGAACCTGGATCCTCCCGGGACTTTGAGGTTATAGGAAGAAAACTGGCAGGCCATAATATCAGAGTGGTTGGATTGAACTTTCCCG gaaaTGGAAAAAGCAGACTTCTTAGACAGGATATATACCGCCTTGACTACAGCACAGAAGGGAAATATCACATGCTGACTACCATACTGGATGCCTTGGCAATCACTAG AAGTCTCCGTCCATTTGTGGCTATCAAAATGTTAGCAGCAATCCTGAGGAACTCATATCTCCACTCAGCAGTTTACAAATGTCTTCCATTCATTTACAAGATTTCTG GATTTATGTTGGATGAAGAAGCATTTGCATCACTCCCCATAGCTGTAGAAAGTGTGAGATATGCTGATTTTAACAAG ATGCAGGCCTATGCTGAAACTGCTGCCTGTAAGAAACACCCCTTTATAATGGCTATTACTCGGAATGATAAGATCGGAGAATGGCATTTTGCCATGGAGATGGCACATCATATGGGAATCgaagaaggggagataaccgaGTACAGAGGCGACTCTGTCACTATCGGCGATTCTGTAGGGAAAT ATGATAATAGCTGCTATAGGCGAGTCCTCTTGTTTGAGAGAGGAGGCCATTTAGTACACAAAGCCCACGAGACAGAAATCATCAAACAAATACTCCTGCTTTTGAAAGTTGTCTGTAACCACGATTCTTGA
- the LOC117336209 gene encoding uncharacterized protein LOC117336209 isoform X3 — protein sequence MTRNGKSRLLRQDIYRLDYSTEGKYHMLTTILDALAITRVDVLMGHSAGTWLGYKAASDLHLVKSSVILNPLSKRHHRSLRPFVAIKMLAAILRNSYLHSAVYKCLPFIYKISGFMLDEEAFASLPIAVESVRYADFNKMQAYAETAACKKHPFIMAITRNDKIGEWHFAMEMAHHMGIEEGEITEYRGDSVTIGDSVGKYDNSCYRRVLLFERGGHLVHKAHETEIIKQILLLLKVVCNHDS from the exons ATGACAA gaaaTGGAAAAAGCAGACTTCTTAGACAGGATATATACCGCCTTGACTACAGCACAGAAGGGAAATATCACATGCTGACTACCATACTGGATGCCTTGGCAATCACTAG GGTCGATGTGCTGATGGGTCACAGTGCAGGGACCTGGCTGGGCTACAAGGCAGCATCTGACCTTCACCTTGTCAAATCATCTGTTATTCTAAACCCTCTTTCAAAAAGACACCATCG AAGTCTCCGTCCATTTGTGGCTATCAAAATGTTAGCAGCAATCCTGAGGAACTCATATCTCCACTCAGCAGTTTACAAATGTCTTCCATTCATTTACAAGATTTCTG GATTTATGTTGGATGAAGAAGCATTTGCATCACTCCCCATAGCTGTAGAAAGTGTGAGATATGCTGATTTTAACAAG ATGCAGGCCTATGCTGAAACTGCTGCCTGTAAGAAACACCCCTTTATAATGGCTATTACTCGGAATGATAAGATCGGAGAATGGCATTTTGCCATGGAGATGGCACATCATATGGGAATCgaagaaggggagataaccgaGTACAGAGGCGACTCTGTCACTATCGGCGATTCTGTAGGGAAAT ATGATAATAGCTGCTATAGGCGAGTCCTCTTGTTTGAGAGAGGAGGCCATTTAGTACACAAAGCCCACGAGACAGAAATCATCAAACAAATACTCCTGCTTTTGAAAGTTGTCTGTAACCACGATTCTTGA